A single window of Pelagicoccus enzymogenes DNA harbors:
- a CDS encoding putative Ig domain-containing protein: MNIPLLKPFATLRALCAFTAVTLAGMNIATAQDERFQIPEIGEVGVAYSYTFTINPAPEEGSTWAATGLPEGLSINASTAEISGVPATDGQYDNVTLTLRRPDLSTNDIYVSITIDAASGTPEITSAATASGTVGVAFNYVVTASNSPQSFNVVGDLPDGVSFSGEAISGTPTEAGTFDVQLSGNNASGTGAETTLTITIDPAGAVPVISGSANLSGDANAQLSYQVNASESPTSYAASGLPLGVSINTTTGFISGTPTIENVYTVDLTATNEHGTSAVFQLTIVIGDVPQITSSLSIAATEGEAITEYQLSASNSNDSNSPPTFTVSTASLPDGLSYQSSTRRITGTPTESGTFEVDVYASNAIGDGPISTIVITVEAAMSIPVLRSASFSVEHQSDGSLKLFLTFEQSADDLAAYDWLILTSADLEAWTQIDINDASLEVTVTDNQDGSKSVSVLYPNFEATTTQAYFRYRVQAKSGE; the protein is encoded by the coding sequence ATGAACATCCCACTACTCAAGCCGTTCGCCACCCTACGTGCCCTCTGCGCTTTCACTGCCGTAACCTTGGCGGGCATGAACATCGCCACGGCTCAAGATGAACGATTTCAAATCCCAGAGATTGGCGAGGTAGGAGTCGCCTACTCCTACACCTTCACCATCAATCCTGCTCCCGAGGAGGGTTCGACTTGGGCTGCGACCGGTCTGCCGGAAGGGCTTAGCATCAATGCGAGCACTGCCGAAATCAGCGGCGTTCCCGCAACCGATGGCCAATACGACAACGTAACTCTCACCCTGAGGCGTCCCGATCTCTCAACAAACGATATCTACGTTTCCATAACCATCGATGCTGCCAGTGGTACGCCAGAAATCACCAGCGCCGCCACCGCAAGCGGCACAGTGGGAGTCGCCTTCAACTACGTCGTCACTGCGAGCAATTCTCCCCAAAGCTTCAACGTTGTAGGCGACCTGCCCGACGGCGTTAGCTTCTCCGGCGAAGCCATCTCCGGCACCCCCACCGAGGCGGGTACCTTTGATGTCCAATTGAGCGGCAACAACGCTTCAGGCACCGGCGCCGAAACCACCTTGACGATTACCATCGATCCTGCTGGCGCCGTTCCCGTGATATCCGGTTCCGCAAACCTCTCCGGGGATGCCAATGCTCAACTATCTTATCAGGTAAACGCTAGCGAAAGCCCAACCAGTTACGCAGCAAGCGGACTCCCCTTGGGCGTTTCGATCAACACCACGACGGGATTCATCAGCGGCACTCCAACGATCGAGAACGTCTACACCGTCGACCTCACCGCCACCAACGAGCACGGAACCAGCGCCGTCTTCCAGCTGACCATCGTGATCGGGGACGTTCCGCAAATCACTAGCTCGCTGAGCATCGCGGCGACTGAGGGTGAAGCCATCACCGAGTATCAGCTCTCTGCCTCCAACTCGAATGACTCTAACTCGCCGCCGACGTTTACCGTATCCACAGCTTCCCTTCCAGACGGCTTGAGCTACCAAAGCTCCACCCGAAGAATCACCGGCACCCCCACCGAATCTGGTACTTTTGAAGTGGACGTCTATGCCTCCAATGCGATCGGCGACGGTCCTATCTCCACCATCGTCATCACCGTGGAAGCCGCCATGTCCATTCCGGTGCTACGATCCGCAAGCTTCAGCGTAGAGCACCAGAGTGACGGCAGCCTCAAGCTCTTCCTCACTTTTGAACAAAGCGCCGACGACCTTGCCGCTTACGACTGGCTCATTCTCACCAGCGCAGACCTCGAAGCCTGGACTCAGATCGACATCAACGACGCCTCTCTGGAAGTCACCGTCACCGACAACCAAGATGGTTCGAAATCTGTTTCAGTCTTGTATCCAAATTTCGAAGCCACCACCACTCAGGCGTACTTCCGCTACCGCGTGCAAGCCAAGTCAGGAGAGTAA
- a CDS encoding rhamnulokinase, whose amino-acid sequence MSSRKVYIAVDLGATSGRVIAAVWEDGKLELVEKHRFETPSVRLRGRWHWDFLSLYSEILYGIKTAVEFYGADVVSVGVDTWGVDYGLLDESGELLANPVCYRDERTGPMVKQVCEKLGKDLIYAETGIQFMFFNTIFQIAAEVSQSRTAFKTATRLLFLPDLINFWLSGVQSTERTAASTSQMLNPHTKTWSEPILAELGVSSEFLGDVVDPGAKLGLVTQEVAEAIGTSDLSVVTVAGHDTGSAFMALPEVQPNYGILSSGTWSILGFELDAPNTSPEAAAAGFSNEVGYGGTIRFLKNICGLWLLEECRRSWIAQGEEATYPTIMEEAAKCEPMRSLIDPDYSAFATAGGMPEKIQAFCKEKGEPVPETNGQIARCIFDSLALKYDFVFQILEKITGRQLEGLFILGGGSRNDLVNQLAADALGLPVVVGASEATAVGNVMAQMIADGEAEDLAGARNLVAPSFSPRRFEPRPGVVTTEIKQRFSALVS is encoded by the coding sequence GTGAGCAGTAGAAAAGTTTACATCGCAGTAGATCTTGGCGCGACCAGTGGTCGCGTCATTGCTGCGGTTTGGGAAGACGGAAAGCTCGAGCTGGTGGAAAAGCACCGGTTCGAGACTCCCTCTGTGCGGCTGAGAGGACGCTGGCATTGGGATTTCCTTTCTCTGTATTCAGAAATATTGTACGGAATCAAAACCGCTGTCGAATTCTATGGCGCGGACGTCGTTTCGGTAGGGGTCGACACATGGGGCGTAGACTACGGGCTGCTCGACGAGTCGGGCGAACTCCTAGCAAATCCGGTTTGCTATCGTGACGAACGCACAGGACCGATGGTGAAGCAGGTTTGCGAAAAGCTAGGCAAGGATCTAATCTATGCGGAAACCGGAATCCAGTTCATGTTTTTCAATACGATCTTCCAAATCGCTGCGGAAGTTTCGCAATCGCGCACGGCATTTAAGACGGCGACACGGCTGCTGTTTTTGCCTGATTTGATCAATTTCTGGCTGTCGGGAGTCCAGTCCACGGAGCGGACTGCCGCCAGCACCAGCCAGATGCTGAATCCGCACACCAAGACGTGGTCTGAGCCAATCCTCGCCGAACTCGGGGTGTCCTCTGAGTTCCTCGGCGATGTGGTCGATCCTGGAGCCAAGCTCGGGCTTGTGACCCAGGAAGTTGCGGAAGCTATCGGAACATCCGACTTGTCGGTTGTAACGGTCGCGGGGCATGATACGGGAAGCGCTTTCATGGCTTTGCCGGAGGTGCAGCCGAACTACGGTATTCTCAGTTCGGGCACGTGGTCGATCCTAGGATTCGAGTTGGACGCCCCCAACACCAGCCCTGAAGCCGCAGCCGCTGGCTTCTCTAACGAAGTGGGCTACGGAGGAACGATCCGTTTTCTCAAGAACATTTGCGGGCTTTGGCTCTTGGAGGAATGTCGCCGCTCCTGGATTGCGCAAGGCGAGGAGGCCACCTATCCGACGATAATGGAAGAGGCGGCGAAGTGCGAACCGATGCGTTCCTTGATTGACCCTGACTATTCCGCATTTGCGACGGCAGGTGGAATGCCGGAGAAAATCCAAGCCTTCTGCAAGGAAAAGGGCGAACCCGTTCCCGAAACCAACGGTCAGATCGCTCGCTGCATTTTCGACAGTCTGGCTTTGAAGTACGATTTCGTTTTCCAGATTCTGGAAAAGATAACGGGGCGCCAGCTCGAAGGCTTGTTTATTCTCGGCGGAGGAAGTCGTAACGACCTCGTGAACCAACTTGCGGCTGATGCGCTTGGACTTCCGGTCGTAGTGGGCGCTTCCGAAGCAACGGCGGTTGGCAACGTGATGGCGCAAATGATCGCAGATGGTGAGGCTGAGGATCTGGCAGGAGCCCGAAACTTGGTCGCTCCCTCCTTTTCTCCACGGCGATTTGAACCGCGTCCCGGTGTGGTAACTACGGAAATCAAGCAACGCTTTTCAGCGCTTGTTTCGTAG
- a CDS encoding L-rhamnose isomerase, translated as MTPENAIRSLDQLKIELPSWGFADTGTRFGKFFQTGSAINTADKFADAGIVNKFTGCCPTVAVHVLWDFVAGEDPKATAEIAAKNGVKIGSINPNLFQDQAYKLGSFGNPDAEVREQAVRHGIECSKIGEAVGSNLISYWFADGTNYPGQDSIRARKRRFENCLKSCYDELAEDQVMLIEYKPFEPAFYQTDVADWGMSYALCKKLGAQAKVLVDTGHHYTSQNIEQIVAWLLDEEMLGGFHFNDRRYADDDLTLGSIDPYQIFRIFNEIHAYAAETGSYPEIAYMIDQSHNLKPKIEAMIQTVTTAQELWAKAALVDREALGVAQRSGNIVDAETILKSAYNSDVSPLLAKWREEKGLDADPMEAYRKSGYLQQIEADRTRRRKELGITQDSSYA; from the coding sequence ATGACTCCTGAAAACGCTATCCGATCACTCGATCAACTAAAGATCGAACTTCCCTCTTGGGGGTTCGCCGACACCGGAACTCGGTTCGGGAAATTCTTCCAAACGGGATCGGCCATCAATACGGCCGACAAGTTCGCCGATGCGGGGATCGTAAACAAGTTCACTGGTTGCTGCCCGACCGTTGCGGTACACGTGCTCTGGGATTTTGTAGCGGGCGAGGACCCGAAGGCGACCGCCGAGATCGCTGCCAAGAACGGAGTCAAGATCGGATCGATCAATCCAAACCTCTTTCAAGACCAAGCGTACAAGCTAGGAAGCTTTGGCAATCCCGACGCGGAGGTGCGCGAGCAAGCGGTGCGTCACGGAATCGAGTGCTCGAAGATCGGCGAGGCGGTTGGCAGCAACTTGATCAGCTACTGGTTCGCCGACGGAACCAACTATCCGGGGCAGGACAGCATTCGCGCTCGCAAGCGTCGCTTCGAAAACTGCCTGAAGTCTTGCTACGACGAGCTCGCAGAGGATCAGGTAATGCTGATCGAGTACAAGCCTTTCGAGCCGGCGTTCTACCAGACTGACGTCGCCGACTGGGGCATGTCCTATGCGCTTTGCAAGAAGCTTGGCGCCCAGGCTAAGGTGTTGGTCGACACCGGACACCATTACACTTCCCAGAATATCGAACAGATTGTGGCATGGCTCCTGGATGAGGAAATGTTGGGCGGTTTCCACTTTAATGACCGCCGCTATGCCGACGACGACTTGACGCTCGGCTCGATCGATCCTTACCAGATTTTCCGTATCTTCAACGAGATCCACGCCTATGCGGCAGAGACGGGATCGTATCCGGAGATCGCTTACATGATCGACCAGTCCCACAACCTAAAGCCGAAGATAGAAGCCATGATCCAAACGGTTACCACGGCGCAGGAACTCTGGGCCAAGGCAGCTTTGGTCGATCGCGAGGCCTTGGGCGTTGCTCAGAGAAGTGGCAACATCGTCGATGCCGAGACGATCTTGAAGTCAGCTTACAACTCCGATGTTAGCCCGCTGCTAGCCAAGTGGCGCGAGGAAAAGGGCTTGGATGCGGACCCGATGGAGGCGTATCGCAAGAGCGGTTACTTGCAGCAGATCGAAGCAGATCGCACGCGTCGCCGTAAAGAGCTGGGAATCACCCAAGACAGCTCCTACGCTTAA
- a CDS encoding helix-turn-helix domain-containing protein yields MKSDFAIYLPQPEEPHAWGLDITGAGSATIAPKSAYPPEHHPSDHYFDWNHGRTLEVFQLILITNGSGTFESELMPPTTLSAPFLFIVFPGVWHRYRPTPETGWQESWVGFRGEFAQRLQESGSLSPERPVYATGNSEMLLAQFQLIQDEVKSEAFGFRSIAATAIMQILALSTHLPERKEEENHPMRKTIRRACFLMRQRSGAPLCPEELAAELNTGYTYFRRMFRKYTGISPKRYHSQLRLQRVKRLLRDSSSSVSEIADKFGFASPFHLSNWFKKETGLSPRDWRQSA; encoded by the coding sequence ATGAAATCAGACTTTGCGATTTACCTGCCCCAGCCTGAAGAGCCTCACGCCTGGGGTTTGGACATCACCGGGGCCGGCTCCGCCACCATTGCCCCCAAGAGCGCCTACCCACCTGAGCACCATCCGAGCGACCACTACTTCGACTGGAACCATGGGCGCACCTTGGAAGTTTTCCAGCTGATTCTCATTACCAACGGAAGCGGCACCTTTGAATCGGAGCTCATGCCGCCCACGACGCTCTCAGCGCCATTTCTGTTTATTGTTTTCCCGGGCGTTTGGCACAGATACCGTCCGACCCCAGAAACAGGGTGGCAAGAGAGCTGGGTCGGATTCCGCGGCGAGTTTGCCCAACGATTGCAAGAAAGCGGCAGCCTTTCGCCCGAGCGCCCCGTATACGCTACCGGAAATAGCGAAATGCTTCTTGCCCAATTTCAGTTGATTCAGGACGAAGTAAAAAGCGAAGCCTTCGGCTTCCGCTCCATTGCGGCAACCGCGATCATGCAAATACTGGCACTTTCGACCCACTTGCCTGAACGCAAAGAGGAAGAAAACCATCCCATGAGGAAAACTATCAGGCGCGCCTGCTTCCTGATGCGGCAACGCTCTGGAGCCCCCCTCTGCCCCGAGGAATTGGCAGCCGAACTAAATACCGGCTACACCTATTTCCGTCGCATGTTCCGCAAGTATACAGGTATCAGCCCCAAGCGCTACCACAGCCAGTTGCGCCTGCAACGCGTCAAGCGGCTTCTGCGAGACAGCTCTAGCAGCGTATCCGAAATTGCAGACAAGTTCGGCTTCGCTTCTCCCTTCCACCTCTCGAACTGGTTCAAGAAAGAAACCGGACTGTCACCTCGCGATTGGCGACAAAGCGCTTGA
- a CDS encoding DUF7133 domain-containing protein, with translation MPTPPKKIPAALVSLVLLAAGSTHLNAQAGDQRDRAGQVQEEVWKEIDVPPAPILTPEEAMQSFYIEPGYRLELVAAEPLVNDPVAIAWDEHGRLWAAEMWAYMPDVDGTGEHEPVSRVVILEDEDGDGKMDRSTVYLDRLVMPRAISIVKGGALIADPPNLYFCQDTDGDLIADSKSVVARYAAEGNVEHAENGLLRGLDNWLYNAKSSRRLKFEGGRIQEQATKFRGQWGITQDDYGRLYYNTNSFYLYGDMVPSENVSQHPGREARAGMSFPVVPDRTVHPARVTPGVNRGYREGVLNPDFRLNTVTAVSAPTIARGHRYPDHVQGGAFIPEPSGNVVSRFELHVDGLEVKAEKALHSHPKWGDIEFLSSTDERFRPVATAVGPDGFVYVVDMYRGILQHKTYLTTFLRKQIIERGLDQPVGLGRIYRIVHESDDKSREGPELANLPPTELVPYLAHQNGWVRDTAQRLIVDSQSQAPELLQSLVKSTAIGSELGRIHALWTLEGLGAIDLDTLAFAYQKGSGWIQTNVLRISNPLLNAAKKNNHPLWSIYEQSLRHPSRRVKLQAVSLLSAINVESYRLNAITSLDAGTLADPYFIDAIVSALHRQEVQFLESATAHSDPAKLSPIVSALSEAIFRAKDSDSAARYIEIALSESTSSSLRSAIVDGFEIPLGGKNVRPLKLAKAPSPLPAPGTPLFQAFTWLDKIDPDAVVEFQYSDADLAGMERGKASYANLCAICHNQNGEGTPSLAPTLVGSEWVTGSKERLALVVGQGLTGPIEVNGELWNSTMPPHAQHPALTGEKLNDLLNYLRGSWGNNASPFGAGEARSYLEKHNERSEPWTAEELDELDLSEES, from the coding sequence ATGCCAACGCCCCCAAAGAAAATCCCAGCCGCTCTCGTCAGCCTAGTCCTGCTCGCTGCAGGAAGCACGCATCTAAACGCTCAAGCTGGCGACCAAAGAGACCGTGCCGGACAAGTCCAAGAGGAAGTCTGGAAGGAGATAGATGTCCCGCCTGCTCCCATCCTCACACCCGAGGAGGCGATGCAGAGCTTCTATATCGAACCTGGCTATCGTCTCGAACTCGTTGCCGCGGAACCCCTCGTGAACGACCCGGTAGCCATTGCTTGGGATGAACACGGGCGCCTCTGGGCTGCGGAAATGTGGGCCTACATGCCAGACGTAGACGGCACCGGCGAGCATGAGCCTGTGAGCCGCGTGGTGATACTGGAGGACGAGGACGGAGACGGAAAAATGGATCGCTCCACCGTCTACTTGGACCGGCTCGTAATGCCACGGGCCATCTCGATCGTCAAAGGCGGAGCCCTGATCGCAGATCCTCCGAATCTCTACTTTTGCCAAGATACCGACGGCGACTTGATTGCTGACAGCAAAAGCGTCGTAGCTCGCTACGCTGCTGAGGGCAACGTAGAACACGCGGAGAACGGACTACTGCGCGGCTTGGACAACTGGCTCTACAACGCCAAGTCAAGCCGACGGCTCAAGTTCGAAGGTGGACGTATCCAAGAGCAGGCGACAAAATTTCGCGGCCAATGGGGCATTACCCAGGACGACTACGGCCGCCTTTACTACAATACAAACAGCTTCTATCTTTACGGCGACATGGTGCCATCGGAAAACGTGAGCCAGCACCCCGGTCGCGAAGCTCGCGCTGGCATGTCCTTCCCCGTAGTGCCGGATCGGACCGTCCACCCCGCTCGCGTAACGCCGGGAGTCAACCGTGGCTATCGCGAAGGCGTGCTCAATCCAGATTTTCGCCTAAACACCGTGACAGCTGTCAGCGCCCCCACCATAGCAAGGGGCCACCGCTACCCTGATCACGTTCAAGGCGGCGCCTTCATTCCAGAACCCTCCGGTAACGTCGTATCCCGTTTCGAACTACACGTCGACGGGCTAGAAGTTAAGGCGGAAAAAGCGCTGCATTCACATCCCAAATGGGGCGACATCGAGTTCCTTTCCTCGACCGACGAACGCTTCCGCCCCGTAGCGACCGCGGTTGGCCCTGATGGCTTCGTTTATGTAGTCGACATGTATCGTGGCATCTTGCAGCACAAGACTTACCTCACGACATTCCTGCGAAAACAAATCATCGAACGAGGCCTAGATCAACCCGTTGGCCTCGGTCGTATCTATCGTATTGTCCACGAGAGCGACGACAAAAGCCGCGAGGGGCCTGAGCTGGCTAACCTGCCTCCCACCGAGCTTGTCCCCTACCTGGCTCATCAAAACGGCTGGGTCCGCGACACGGCTCAACGCTTGATCGTCGACAGCCAATCCCAAGCGCCCGAGCTCCTGCAAAGTCTCGTTAAGTCAACTGCGATCGGCAGCGAGTTAGGCCGTATCCATGCGCTTTGGACTCTGGAGGGGCTTGGAGCAATCGATCTGGATACCCTTGCCTTCGCCTACCAAAAAGGAAGCGGGTGGATCCAGACAAACGTCCTGCGCATTTCGAACCCCCTTCTCAATGCGGCAAAAAAGAACAACCACCCACTCTGGAGCATTTACGAACAATCCCTCAGACACCCGTCGAGACGCGTAAAGCTGCAGGCCGTCAGCTTGTTATCCGCCATCAACGTCGAATCTTATCGACTAAACGCCATCACTTCCCTCGATGCCGGCACCCTAGCGGATCCCTATTTTATCGACGCGATCGTATCCGCTTTGCACAGACAGGAAGTCCAATTCCTGGAAAGCGCGACCGCCCATTCGGATCCTGCAAAACTTTCGCCAATCGTATCCGCCCTATCTGAAGCAATTTTCCGAGCCAAGGACTCAGATTCCGCTGCTCGTTATATTGAAATCGCCCTCTCGGAATCGACAAGCAGTTCGCTAAGATCTGCGATTGTCGACGGCTTCGAAATTCCTCTCGGCGGCAAGAACGTCCGGCCACTGAAACTAGCGAAAGCTCCATCACCGTTACCAGCTCCTGGCACTCCGCTCTTCCAAGCCTTTACGTGGTTGGACAAGATTGATCCAGACGCCGTGGTCGAATTCCAATACAGCGATGCCGATCTCGCCGGCATGGAGCGTGGCAAGGCTTCCTACGCCAATCTCTGCGCGATCTGCCATAACCAAAACGGAGAAGGTACCCCATCTCTCGCTCCCACTCTAGTCGGATCCGAGTGGGTAACCGGATCCAAGGAGAGGCTCGCGTTGGTGGTGGGACAAGGGCTGACAGGTCCAATCGAAGTCAACGGCGAGTTGTGGAACTCAACGATGCCACCCCACGCCCAGCATCCAGCGCTAACTGGCGAAAAGCTCAATGACCTCCTGAATTACCTGCGAGGCTCCTGGGGGAACAACGCCAGCCCATTCGGCGCTGGCGAGGCGCGCTCCTATCTCGAGAAGCATAACGAACGCAGCGAACCTTGGACCGCCGAGGAGCTGGACGAACTCGACCTGTCCGAAGAAAGCTAA